In Chloroflexota bacterium, the following are encoded in one genomic region:
- a CDS encoding branched-chain amino acid transaminase: MGEPFAYFEGNVVPLGDAKVGIMTHALNYGTGCFEGIRGYWVPEDEQVYLFRAREHFERLHRSAHILRMKVRLSPEELTQLACDLVAKSGYREDVYVRPLVYKSAEQVGLSLVRTAPDGELEHVPDDFFMFTVPFGAYLDLDKPIRVTISPWRRIDDNVIPPRAKVTGLYINSALATSQAKELGFDEAIMLNGDGSVSEGPGENIFMLRDGKLITTGPDSNILEGITRHAVMTLAREELGIEVVERRIARTELYIADELFFTGTAAQISAIGEVDGRTIGNGEIGPVAARLQEVFFEAVRNRSPKYSDWCAAVYPVGASVG, translated from the coding sequence GTGGGAGAACCGTTCGCGTATTTTGAAGGTAATGTGGTGCCGCTTGGTGACGCCAAAGTAGGCATCATGACTCACGCGCTCAACTACGGCACCGGCTGCTTTGAGGGCATTCGGGGCTATTGGGTGCCGGAAGACGAGCAAGTCTATCTCTTTCGCGCGCGTGAGCACTTCGAACGCCTGCATCGTTCGGCGCACATCTTGCGCATGAAGGTGCGTCTCAGCCCGGAAGAGCTCACGCAGCTTGCGTGCGACCTCGTGGCAAAGTCCGGCTACAGAGAAGACGTGTACGTGCGTCCGCTCGTTTACAAGAGCGCCGAGCAAGTGGGACTTTCGCTGGTGCGCACGGCTCCTGACGGCGAGTTGGAGCACGTCCCCGACGACTTCTTCATGTTTACCGTGCCTTTTGGGGCATACTTAGACTTGGACAAGCCGATCCGCGTCACCATCTCACCGTGGCGGCGCATCGACGACAACGTGATTCCGCCCCGCGCCAAGGTGACGGGTCTCTACATCAATTCCGCCCTCGCTACCTCTCAAGCCAAGGAATTGGGCTTCGACGAAGCCATCATGTTGAACGGCGACGGCTCGGTTTCGGAGGGCCCCGGCGAAAATATCTTCATGCTGCGCGACGGCAAGCTCATTACCACCGGACCGGATTCAAACATCCTGGAAGGCATCACCCGCCACGCGGTAATGACCCTGGCGCGGGAAGAACTCGGCATAGAAGTGGTGGAACGGCGCATCGCACGCACCGAGCTCTACATTGCCGATGAACTCTTCTTTACCGGCACGGCCGCGCAGATTTCGGCCATTGGCGAGGTGGACGGCAGGACAATTGGCAACGGCGAGATCGGCCCGGTAGCAGCCCGCCTCCAAGAGGTCTTCTTTGAAGCGGTGCGCAACCGCAGTCCGAAATACAGCGACTGGTGCGCTGCCGTCTATCCTGTTGGCGCCAGCGTAGGGTAG
- a CDS encoding ABC transporter ATP-binding protein has product MSDSQNTSARPWQRLTYLPRTLGLVLAADARGAALLTVISAGMGLFIVADVHVLRRLVETAQQVLEGNAPVSTALYWGLALALLALAHAAVLYGRDTLALYHQEVLAASIDERCIQQAQAMPLEWFEHDEHYDLLHRVRRRTVERLGSTMHFSWESLSQVVTLTSLLVYLGQFHWGLPVLLAIGTTPGVLLRERLLRQKYLMQRAQTPRERRLAVYTGLMTGREAAAEVRLFSLGRWLLNQAGELRQALNQERLQLAAREERRTVVSDGLNGVVHVLALGLSVGLLVNGHISVGTAVALFAAIESFQMTYSDLIWGVSLVYNDLRYLQDFFTLIDSPCIDLKAGRRLRQPLTAPIELDNVSFTYPGAERPALSGLNLSLRPGERIALVGENGAGKTTLVKLLMGLYSPTSGRILVDGVDLTNIALADWYKKFGTVFQDFLRYQTSVQENITFGWLDGADDREHLESVLARSGAQEVAAALPEGLDTPLGKEFHAGAELSVGQWQKLAIARAYFRPAEILILDEPTSALDAKAEAAVYAHFADLAQERTAVLISHRSASCQIADRILVLREGRLVEQGTHDALLSSGGEYAELYRLQAAAYR; this is encoded by the coding sequence ATGAGCGATTCACAGAACACCAGTGCTCGCCCCTGGCAGCGCCTCACGTACCTACCGCGTACGCTTGGCTTGGTACTGGCCGCCGATGCCAGAGGCGCAGCGCTTCTGACCGTCATAAGCGCCGGCATGGGGCTGTTTATCGTGGCAGACGTGCATGTCTTGCGCCGGCTCGTAGAGACGGCCCAGCAAGTATTAGAAGGCAACGCGCCGGTTAGTACCGCTCTCTACTGGGGGCTCGCCCTCGCCTTGCTTGCCCTCGCGCACGCTGCCGTGCTTTACGGCAGGGATACGCTGGCCCTATACCACCAGGAGGTGTTGGCTGCCTCTATTGACGAGCGCTGCATCCAACAGGCGCAGGCCATGCCGCTGGAGTGGTTCGAACACGACGAGCATTACGACCTCTTGCACCGAGTGCGGCGCAGAACGGTCGAACGTCTGGGTTCGACCATGCACTTCTCTTGGGAGAGTCTTTCACAAGTGGTAACGCTGACGTCCCTGCTCGTGTACCTCGGGCAATTCCACTGGGGACTGCCGGTGTTGCTGGCAATCGGAACGACGCCAGGCGTGCTGCTGCGCGAGCGCCTGCTCCGCCAAAAGTACCTCATGCAGCGCGCACAGACTCCACGAGAACGCCGCCTCGCGGTCTATACGGGACTAATGACCGGTCGGGAGGCAGCCGCCGAGGTGCGGCTATTTAGTTTAGGGCGGTGGTTGCTCAATCAGGCTGGGGAACTCCGCCAAGCTCTTAACCAAGAGCGGCTACAACTTGCGGCCCGCGAGGAGAGACGCACCGTGGTATCCGACGGGCTGAATGGCGTGGTACATGTCTTGGCGCTGGGATTGAGTGTGGGCCTATTGGTCAACGGTCACATCAGTGTCGGTACGGCGGTCGCACTTTTTGCGGCGATTGAGAGCTTCCAAATGACTTACTCGGATCTGATCTGGGGCGTGTCCCTGGTGTATAACGATCTCCGCTATCTGCAAGATTTCTTCACGCTGATAGACAGCCCATGTATTGACTTGAAAGCAGGCCGCAGGCTGCGTCAGCCGCTGACCGCACCCATCGAATTGGACAACGTCTCCTTCACCTATCCGGGGGCGGAACGACCTGCCCTTTCCGGCCTCAATCTCTCGCTCCGGCCCGGCGAGCGGATCGCGCTCGTGGGCGAAAACGGCGCGGGCAAGACCACGCTCGTCAAGCTCCTGATGGGCCTGTATAGTCCGACGTCGGGCCGTATACTCGTAGATGGAGTTGACCTTACTAATATTGCACTTGCTGATTGGTACAAGAAGTTCGGGACTGTTTTTCAGGATTTCCTCCGCTACCAGACTTCTGTGCAGGAGAACATCACCTTCGGCTGGCTGGATGGAGCCGATGACAGAGAGCATCTAGAATCAGTGCTCGCACGCAGCGGCGCGCAAGAGGTGGCGGCAGCACTGCCGGAAGGACTTGACACACCGTTGGGCAAGGAGTTTCACGCCGGCGCGGAGCTATCGGTGGGGCAGTGGCAGAAGCTCGCGATAGCCCGGGCCTACTTCCGGCCGGCCGAAATTCTCATTTTGGACGAACCCACTTCGGCCCTCGACGCCAAGGCGGAAGCGGCGGTCTATGCCCATTTTGCCGACCTGGCGCAAGAGCGCACCGCTGTTCTCATATCCCATCGTTCGGCGTCATGCCAGATTGCGGACCGGATCCTGGTGCTGCGGGAGGGCCGCTTGGTCGAGCAGGGCACACATGACGCGCTGTTGTCATCTGGTGGCGAGTATGCCGAGCTTTACCGGCTCCAAGCTGCTGCTTACCGTTAG
- a CDS encoding ABC transporter ATP-binding protein: MNLAYPSWLREPVVLLGNTTARITYITSLVCKEAPFAGSLLVVQSLASGATTPFIVWAISGLIDALPRSSSDQSDVWPAVVPWLLVLLVAFVIRSLDGALGDYLSQLTGLRLGAAVQHMVCEKAISLPLSTFEREEYYTKLQVAGKEAGSALSDLLENLSWLLTSLVGATGLMVIFFSAHWLAGVALVAVMALRSIVQSVIERHMVEVTYRNSPRWREMSYWSRLLTSREAVPELRLSGLADYLLRRRRGVFQRFLGEVMAAQRKMALPGLASVAAQEGVALIVVLVLLVALSGNITLGSVVALLYGLSRFRTLADNVSAALGNVYSDLQYAEYLQDFLAIESEPPATQGEEQELQRPLRQAMQFHRVSFTYPGAVRPALTDLELSLRPGERIALVGENGAGKTTLVRLLLGLYQPTQGTITVDGADLTTIHPATWRREATAIFQDFVRYPTTVFENIAYGDSSLLAQGDQASDVIHPRITAAAAKSGLHGFVSELPSGYWTYLGKEWPGGMELSAGQWQRLALARAYLRDAQIVALDEPTAALDPRAEVEFYRQFVEVAAGRTAVLVSHRLGAARLADRIVVLASGRIVEEGDHTALLSLGGVYAQMFRLQAHWYNAAANTERG; the protein is encoded by the coding sequence ATGAATCTCGCATACCCGTCCTGGCTGCGGGAGCCCGTAGTGCTCCTGGGGAACACCACGGCGCGGATTACTTACATCACCAGTCTTGTCTGCAAAGAGGCTCCTTTTGCCGGATCTCTGCTCGTCGTGCAGAGCCTTGCTTCCGGAGCCACCACGCCATTCATCGTATGGGCCATCAGTGGCCTCATCGACGCTCTACCCCGCTCAAGCTCCGACCAGTCCGATGTATGGCCCGCCGTGGTCCCCTGGTTGCTGGTGCTGCTGGTAGCCTTTGTCATCCGGAGCCTCGACGGCGCTCTTGGAGACTACCTCAGTCAACTGACAGGCTTGCGCCTCGGCGCCGCCGTACAGCACATGGTGTGTGAGAAGGCAATCTCACTCCCTCTAAGCACCTTCGAACGGGAAGAATACTACACCAAACTGCAGGTAGCCGGAAAAGAAGCAGGCAGCGCCCTCAGCGATCTTCTGGAGAACCTGTCGTGGCTGCTGACTTCGCTGGTCGGCGCTACCGGGTTAATGGTGATATTCTTCAGTGCCCATTGGCTCGCTGGTGTGGCCTTGGTAGCCGTGATGGCGTTGCGATCTATCGTGCAATCCGTGATCGAACGACATATGGTTGAAGTCACGTACCGGAACTCGCCTCGGTGGCGCGAAATGTCCTACTGGTCGCGCTTGCTCACCAGCCGCGAAGCGGTCCCCGAACTGCGGTTGTCCGGTCTTGCCGACTATCTTCTCCGCCGCCGCCGTGGTGTCTTTCAGCGCTTCTTGGGGGAGGTGATGGCCGCCCAACGCAAGATGGCGCTGCCAGGATTGGCGAGTGTAGCCGCGCAAGAGGGCGTAGCGCTGATTGTCGTGCTCGTCCTGCTGGTCGCCCTCAGCGGCAACATTACGCTGGGCAGCGTGGTTGCGCTCTTGTACGGATTGAGCCGCTTTCGCACCCTCGCTGACAACGTCTCTGCCGCTCTGGGGAATGTGTACTCGGATCTACAGTATGCGGAGTATCTGCAAGACTTTCTTGCCATAGAGTCAGAACCCCCGGCAACACAGGGTGAAGAGCAAGAACTTCAACGACCGCTACGCCAGGCTATGCAGTTTCACCGTGTGAGCTTCACCTACCCGGGCGCAGTTCGACCGGCCCTGACTGACCTTGAGTTGTCGCTGCGGCCCGGTGAGCGGATCGCGCTCGTGGGCGAGAACGGCGCGGGCAAGACCACGCTGGTGCGCTTGCTCTTAGGACTCTACCAACCTACCCAGGGGACTATCACCGTAGATGGCGCGGACCTGACGACCATTCATCCCGCAACGTGGCGGCGCGAAGCAACCGCCATCTTCCAGGACTTCGTCCGCTATCCCACAACGGTGTTTGAGAACATCGCCTATGGCGATTCATCTTTGCTTGCGCAAGGTGACCAAGCGAGTGATGTCATTCATCCGCGCATCACCGCCGCTGCAGCAAAGAGCGGTTTACACGGGTTTGTCTCGGAACTGCCGTCCGGCTACTGGACGTACCTCGGCAAAGAGTGGCCGGGCGGTATGGAACTCTCCGCCGGTCAATGGCAGCGCCTGGCGCTCGCGCGGGCCTATCTGCGTGACGCTCAGATCGTTGCACTCGATGAACCCACCGCCGCCTTGGACCCACGAGCCGAGGTCGAGTTCTATCGACAGTTTGTTGAAGTGGCCGCCGGTCGCACCGCGGTCCTCGTCTCGCATCGCCTCGGGGCGGCCCGGCTGGCCGACAGGATCGTGGTACTCGCCAGCGGCCGCATTGTTGAGGAAGGCGACCACACGGCCTTGCTATCCCTCGGCGGCGTGTATGCTCAGATGTTCCGTCTGCAAGCGCACTGGTATAACGCCGCCGCAAACACGGAGCGCGGCTGA
- a CDS encoding FxLYD domain-containing protein, giving the protein MQRLRLLSSLIVILLVWLSAASAVQAHGDEADHTHAPNAPDFATGDGWYYTQTGSGTGKGYAITNYGDIVFWSSFQQLGGVPAVGYPVSGRFILDGFVYQATQNVLLQWDPASNSVNIANTFDMLSDAGYDAWLEAFRQIPRSFDWSADDPVNDWEGTVQNHLTAIFEPQPGDTPQLNAARAALKERFLSNPHWLLHYGLPLAIQDFGSMVVIRAQRVALQYWNVHTDWGASPGDVTVVHGGDLAKESGLIPAAATYPLDATLAILSALKPPTGDLTSPRAPAGTSDSLDIVRIATGGLADLLSIVGSPSVIASPHGNYRIYVQLRNDSSLTISTAAEVHLLDARGADLTHATGSITALLPGSTRAVRFLSVDPYAAVPAAVELGFSGTMAVRENYEHDISFSGVHYEREGSLHVLHGSVTNNGPRTYSLDLGGALFDANGNVLGMTTGLVRNLLPGETQELELTTDENVQGVAAHTVAINMIVPR; this is encoded by the coding sequence ATGCAACGACTTCGTCTTCTTAGTAGCCTCATAGTGATACTTCTCGTGTGGCTCTCTGCGGCTAGTGCCGTGCAGGCGCACGGCGATGAAGCCGACCATACTCACGCGCCCAATGCACCCGACTTTGCCACGGGTGACGGCTGGTACTACACACAAACCGGCAGCGGCACCGGCAAGGGCTACGCTATCACGAACTACGGTGACATAGTCTTTTGGAGTAGCTTTCAGCAACTCGGCGGCGTGCCGGCAGTGGGGTACCCGGTATCTGGACGCTTCATTCTAGATGGCTTTGTGTACCAGGCAACTCAAAATGTCCTCCTGCAGTGGGACCCGGCATCGAACAGCGTAAATATCGCGAACACGTTCGATATGCTCTCTGACGCCGGCTATGACGCTTGGCTTGAAGCCTTTCGTCAGATTCCCAGGAGTTTCGATTGGTCGGCAGACGATCCCGTGAACGACTGGGAAGGCACGGTACAGAATCATCTTACTGCCATCTTTGAGCCGCAGCCCGGCGACACGCCGCAGCTAAACGCCGCGCGTGCCGCATTGAAAGAGCGGTTTCTCAGCAATCCCCACTGGCTGCTCCACTACGGTTTGCCTTTGGCCATCCAGGACTTCGGATCGATGGTCGTCATACGCGCACAGCGCGTGGCTCTGCAGTATTGGAATGTACATACGGACTGGGGAGCGAGTCCCGGTGACGTGACGGTAGTGCACGGTGGGGACCTTGCCAAAGAGTCCGGCCTCATACCGGCAGCGGCTACGTATCCACTGGATGCGACTCTCGCTATCTTGAGCGCATTGAAACCTCCTACCGGAGACCTAACTTCACCCCGAGCGCCGGCAGGCACATCGGATTCTCTTGACATCGTGCGTATTGCCACTGGCGGACTTGCCGATCTGTTGTCCATCGTAGGGTCGCCATCTGTCATTGCATCGCCCCACGGCAACTACCGTATCTACGTACAACTGCGCAATGACTCCAGTTTGACCATTTCCACCGCTGCCGAGGTGCACTTGCTCGATGCTAGAGGCGCCGACTTAACGCATGCCACCGGCAGTATCACAGCCCTGCTGCCAGGGTCAACGCGCGCGGTTCGTTTCTTATCCGTTGACCCATACGCTGCTGTTCCCGCAGCGGTAGAACTCGGCTTTTCCGGCACGATGGCCGTTCGCGAGAATTACGAGCACGATATCAGCTTTAGCGGTGTGCATTACGAGCGCGAAGGAAGTCTCCACGTCCTCCACGGGTCGGTCACGAATAACGGCCCACGCACCTATAGCCTCGATCTCGGCGGCGCTCTTTTCGATGCCAACGGCAACGTGCTCGGCATGACCACCGGACTGGTGAGAAACCTCCTCCCAGGAGAGACACAAGAACTCGAGCTAACTACTGACGAGAACGTGCAGGGTGTAGCCGCCCACACGGTAGCCATAAACATGATCGTTCCGAGATAA